In the Candidatus Saccharibacteria bacterium oral taxon 488 genome, one interval contains:
- a CDS encoding PadR family transcriptional regulator — protein sequence MDVSAYAESLAIQLRKGFLVYCVLLVCAKQPQYTGDIVKQLSESELMVVEGTIYPLLSRLQKYGYLQHEWQESEQGPPRKYYSLTDNGKQLVDELKDRIKLLNNSLKNLEKGAKR from the coding sequence ATGGACGTTAGTGCTTATGCCGAAAGCTTGGCGATTCAGTTGCGTAAAGGATTTTTGGTCTACTGCGTGCTGCTGGTCTGCGCCAAACAACCGCAATATACCGGCGATATTGTGAAGCAATTGAGCGAGTCGGAGCTGATGGTGGTTGAGGGGACAATTTACCCGCTGCTCAGCCGCTTGCAAAAATACGGCTATTTGCAGCACGAATGGCAGGAAAGCGAGCAAGGTCCGCCGCGCAAATATTATTCGCTGACTGACAATGGCAAGCAATTGGTGGACGAATTGAAAGATCGGATAAAACTGTTAAATAATTCGCTGAAAAATCTCGAGAAAGGAGCAAAGCGATGA
- a CDS encoding PspC domain-containing protein, producing MKEITRIHLAKTPFSMEVDAKKSLEKYLNLIQKNMHAEPEAMREIEARMVELLAERGVSKDGVISHDDVLAVQKQMGEPRDFSDDDETVETDDEPERSERSERSERRLMRDTERALIGGVCAGIAAYWGTNPLWVRLLFIFSPFITFGAAVLIYIVMWLSVPEARTASDKLQMRGKAVTFDSLKRQASRNEPSVGRNSNTGHTAAKVFRFILGVGILMVTLGLFIALIVGAVSGIAVIGLLDGLYAQSWAWGLWVSLFIGGVAAVWLGAILSHSAFTWTLKRLSVIMTVVALVVGALSVSGMTLFGVGMANELARDEERLTKVVPVELPSDMKGVKYVHVEGEDVSLHFGDTTRGDIKVELRYIDLKGKRQQPKVSAVRDGDKLVLRVENQRNRCRTTWFGLSPELDVNCFGFVRLHVSGPLSPSPAPQSSDA from the coding sequence ATGAAAGAAATAACCAGAATCCATTTGGCAAAAACGCCGTTTAGTATGGAAGTTGATGCTAAAAAATCATTGGAAAAATACCTGAATTTAATCCAGAAAAATATGCATGCGGAGCCAGAGGCTATGCGCGAAATTGAGGCGCGAATGGTGGAGCTTTTGGCGGAGCGCGGCGTGTCGAAGGATGGCGTGATCAGTCACGACGACGTCCTGGCGGTGCAGAAACAAATGGGCGAACCGCGTGATTTTTCGGACGATGACGAGACGGTGGAGACCGATGACGAGCCCGAGCGTTCAGAGCGTTCAGAGCGTTCGGAGCGACGGCTGATGCGTGATACGGAGCGTGCGCTGATTGGTGGCGTATGTGCGGGCATTGCTGCCTATTGGGGAACCAATCCTTTGTGGGTACGATTATTGTTCATTTTCTCGCCATTTATTACCTTTGGTGCAGCGGTACTGATTTATATTGTGATGTGGCTGTCAGTTCCAGAGGCGCGGACTGCTTCTGATAAGCTCCAGATGCGCGGCAAGGCGGTAACGTTTGATTCGCTGAAGCGTCAGGCCAGTCGGAATGAGCCATCCGTAGGGCGGAATAGTAACACGGGTCATACGGCAGCAAAAGTATTTCGATTTATTCTTGGTGTTGGTATTCTCATGGTAACGCTGGGATTATTTATTGCACTCATCGTGGGGGCGGTCAGTGGCATCGCGGTGATTGGTTTGCTGGATGGGCTTTATGCGCAGTCGTGGGCGTGGGGTCTATGGGTGTCCTTATTTATTGGCGGTGTAGCGGCGGTATGGCTGGGCGCGATATTGAGCCACAGCGCTTTCACGTGGACGTTAAAGCGGCTATCGGTGATTATGACGGTGGTGGCGCTAGTTGTGGGAGCACTATCAGTTTCGGGAATGACGCTGTTTGGTGTAGGTATGGCGAATGAGCTAGCACGTGACGAGGAGCGCTTGACAAAAGTCGTGCCGGTTGAATTGCCAAGTGATATGAAGGGCGTGAAGTATGTCCACGTCGAGGGCGAGGATGTGTCGTTGCATTTTGGGGATACGACCCGAGGTGATATCAAGGTTGAACTGCGCTATATAGACCTCAAGGGCAAGCGTCAGCAGCCAAAAGTGTCGGCGGTGCGTGATGGTGATAAGCTCGTGCTCAGAGTTGAAAACCAGCGTAATCGCTGTCGCACGACGTGGTTTGGCCTCTCGCCAGAGCTTGATGTCAACTGCTTCGGGTTTGTGCGGCTGCATGTGTCCGGGCCGCTGTCGCCATCGCCCGCACCACAATCAAGTGACGCATAG
- a CDS encoding undecaprenyl-diphosphate phosphatase: MAWWQAIILGIIEGVTEFLPVSSTGHLTIVEKLMGMRIDDPSLTAFTAVIQIGAILAAIIYFWGDIWRVLSAWWRGLWWKRARRQFDYVYGWAIIIGSVPIAVIGLLFKDQVETVLRSLWFVAVALIGWSLVMWWADKRSEKTNHRSEQQTTWRDTLAIGVGQCLALIPGISRSGATISVGLLRGFDRVTVTKLSFFLGIPALVAAGLLEMLTASKHIAGGVGWTATGLATIVSFVVGYIAISWLLKFVARNDFSLFIWYRVGLGGLIIVLLMSGAISAV, from the coding sequence GTGGCGTGGTGGCAGGCGATCATCCTCGGCATCATTGAAGGCGTGACGGAGTTTCTGCCGGTTTCTTCGACGGGACATTTGACGATTGTCGAGAAGTTGATGGGGATGAGAATTGATGATCCGAGTCTGACGGCGTTCACGGCAGTAATTCAGATCGGCGCGATCTTGGCAGCGATCATCTATTTTTGGGGCGATATCTGGCGGGTGCTAAGCGCGTGGTGGCGCGGGCTGTGGTGGAAGCGGGCGCGGCGACAGTTTGATTATGTGTATGGCTGGGCGATTATCATCGGTTCGGTGCCGATCGCAGTGATTGGACTACTGTTTAAGGATCAGGTCGAGACGGTGCTGCGTAGCTTGTGGTTTGTGGCGGTAGCGTTGATTGGCTGGAGTTTGGTGATGTGGTGGGCTGATAAGCGTTCAGAAAAAACCAATCATCGCAGTGAGCAACAAACAACGTGGCGAGATACGCTGGCGATTGGTGTGGGGCAGTGTCTGGCCTTGATACCGGGTATCAGTCGGTCGGGAGCAACGATCTCGGTGGGGCTGCTGCGGGGATTTGACCGAGTGACGGTGACGAAGTTGAGCTTTTTCCTCGGTATTCCGGCGCTGGTGGCGGCTGGGCTGCTGGAGATGCTGACCGCCTCAAAGCACATTGCCGGCGGTGTCGGCTGGACAGCGACGGGACTTGCGACCATCGTGTCGTTTGTAGTCGGCTACATTGCGATATCATGGCTGCTCAAATTTGTGGCGCGGAATGACTTCTCGCTATTTATTTGGTATCGAGTCGGGCTGGGCGGTCTGATCATTGTTTTGCTGATGAGCGGCGCGATCAGTGCGGTTTAG
- the serS gene encoding serine--tRNA ligase, with protein sequence MLDIRFIRDNAEAVQTAAKHKGCDVSIATLLQLDDERREAQRQVDELRQQRNEIAAQMKGGKPEPGLIEQGKAIKAKLSGLEAQLSDIEGRFIALLKQVPNMPHADVPVGLSEDENVEVKVVGDIPTFDFAPKNHYEIAEAKGWLDKERAAKVAGARFAYIMGDLVLLQQAIIQFVITSLTNPAVIKEIAEKAGLDVNTKPFIPVLPPLMIRTEPYDQMDRLQPSDDRYKIEGEELWLQGSAEHVLGSMHASEIFDAKQLPLRYLGFATSFRKEAGTYGKDMEGLIRMHQFDKLEMESFTEAKDSYNEHLLFIAIQEWLLAQLKLPYHVLMKCTADIGKPNARGVDMEVWLPGQGKYRETHTADYMTDYQARRLMTRVRTDNGVELIHTNDATAFALGRCMVAIIENYQTAEGDVVIPEALRPYMNGREMI encoded by the coding sequence ATGTTAGATATTCGCTTTATTCGAGATAACGCCGAGGCAGTGCAGACTGCGGCGAAACACAAGGGGTGTGACGTGTCTATTGCGACATTGTTGCAATTAGACGACGAGCGTCGTGAGGCGCAGCGGCAGGTTGATGAGTTGCGCCAGCAGCGTAATGAGATTGCTGCGCAGATGAAGGGCGGCAAGCCTGAGCCGGGTCTGATTGAGCAGGGCAAGGCCATCAAGGCCAAGCTGAGCGGGCTTGAAGCTCAGTTGAGTGACATCGAGGGACGCTTTATAGCACTGCTAAAGCAAGTCCCCAATATGCCGCACGCTGACGTGCCAGTTGGTCTCAGCGAGGACGAGAATGTGGAAGTCAAGGTCGTCGGCGACATTCCAACCTTTGATTTTGCGCCGAAAAATCACTACGAAATTGCCGAGGCAAAAGGCTGGCTCGACAAAGAGCGGGCCGCCAAGGTTGCTGGTGCTCGTTTTGCTTATATCATGGGGGATTTGGTGTTGTTGCAACAGGCGATTATCCAGTTTGTGATCACATCTCTCACGAACCCAGCGGTGATCAAAGAGATTGCCGAAAAGGCTGGCCTTGATGTCAACACAAAACCATTCATCCCAGTACTGCCGCCATTGATGATCCGGACTGAGCCGTATGATCAGATGGATCGCCTCCAGCCGAGTGATGATCGCTACAAGATTGAGGGCGAGGAACTGTGGCTACAGGGAAGTGCTGAGCATGTGCTCGGTAGTATGCATGCTAGTGAGATTTTTGACGCCAAGCAGTTGCCGTTACGATACCTAGGCTTTGCGACTAGTTTTCGAAAAGAAGCAGGGACCTATGGTAAGGACATGGAGGGTCTGATTCGGATGCACCAGTTTGATAAGCTGGAGATGGAGAGCTTCACCGAGGCGAAGGATAGTTATAACGAGCACCTGCTATTTATCGCGATTCAAGAATGGCTTTTGGCTCAGCTCAAGCTACCGTACCATGTCCTGATGAAATGCACTGCTGATATCGGCAAGCCAAATGCGCGCGGTGTTGACATGGAAGTCTGGCTACCGGGTCAGGGCAAGTACCGCGAGACGCATACTGCTGATTACATGACGGATTATCAGGCGCGCCGCTTGATGACGCGGGTGCGCACGGACAACGGAGTTGAATTGATCCACACGAATGATGCGACGGCCTTTGCGCTGGGACGCTGCATGGTGGCGATTATCGAAAATTACCAGACCGCAGAGGGTGATGTCGTGATACCAGAAGCACTTCGTCCGTATATGAATGGCCGCGAGATGATATAA
- the raiA gene encoding ribosome-associated translation inhibitor RaiA, with translation MIKDITITGVKYELTDTTKKYVERKIGALGKYLPRHARKSATADVKIKQIDNPGGNKYEVEVIINVPDKKITAKDSTMNVLAAVDIVEAKLNGQLRKYKDDVLAHVGSSRSVLARFKRGFQREQ, from the coding sequence ATGATCAAAGATATTACCATTACTGGCGTCAAATACGAATTGACGGACACCACAAAGAAATACGTCGAGCGCAAAATCGGTGCGTTGGGCAAGTACTTGCCACGACATGCCCGCAAGAGCGCCACCGCTGACGTGAAGATTAAGCAGATTGATAATCCTGGCGGCAACAAGTACGAGGTTGAGGTGATTATCAATGTGCCAGACAAGAAAATCACCGCTAAAGATTCGACAATGAATGTGCTAGCAGCAGTCGATATCGTTGAGGCGAAGCTGAATGGGCAGCTACGTAAGTATAAGGATGATGTGTTGGCGCACGTTGGCAGCAGCCGCAGCGTACTGGCACGGTTCAAGCGCGGTTTCCAGCGCGAGCAGTAG
- the secA gene encoding preprotein translocase subunit SecA has translation MTQQKALSKIFGDPQKKILKRLQKQVDVINGLSEKYEKMSDKELQEQTEALKKRLTKKNVTLDTILPDAFAVVREAAKRVIGERPYDVQLIGGMVLHEGNVAEMKTGEGKTLVATLPTYLNALEEKGVHVVTVNDYLAQRDAGWMGQVYDFLGLTTGVIINEASFIYDKEYDNEHHDDPRMRKLRPVTRKEAYAADITYGTNNEFGFDYLRDNMVNDVDLLRQRELNFAIVDEVDSILIDEARTPLIISAPAAENPDNYYTFAKVASKLVPEDYVLDEKRRSVALTDEGVEKVQKLLGIKNLYTPDHVRSVYHMDQALRAQTLFKRDKDYVVTNDGEVIIVDEHTGRLMQGRRYNEGLHQAIEAKEGVPVLEESMTLATISFQNYFRLYNKLSGMTGTAFTEAEEFQQIYSLDVIQIPPNKPVIRDDKEDLIFKTEKGKLKAVAEAIKDYHKQGRPVLVGSGSIAKNEQIAKYLEKEGIKFEILNAKNNEREAAIIEKAGEKGAITLATNIAGRGTDIKLGKGVKELGGLVVIGSERHESRRIDNQLRGRGGRQGDPGETQFYVSTEDDLMRIFQGERIAALMDRLGVDEETPIQNRAVSKTLEAAQKRVEGYNFDTRKSVVQYDNVINRHRRVVYVMRRKILEGDNIKPEIERLLRAKVHELAALPTKNNPEFVEEFTSAFPVDEAAVRKVGREKKDRPRLQKALKLAHQAYREKDEEIGTEELRGVEREVYMAVLDTLWMQHLENMQHLREGIHWRSVGQRDPLVEYRAESQKLFTSLQENLRNEVLNTIFHIHKSDAVIRQSQDDEYDTELTRLAESAVERGVNEVGAGEENRDGDFSVKKGKSNAESNRAKNQARKKKKAQRQNRKKNRK, from the coding sequence ATGACACAACAAAAGGCGCTGAGTAAGATTTTTGGCGATCCGCAGAAGAAGATTTTGAAGCGGCTGCAGAAGCAAGTTGACGTAATTAACGGTCTGTCTGAGAAATATGAAAAAATGTCGGACAAAGAGCTGCAGGAACAAACGGAAGCACTGAAGAAGCGTTTGACAAAGAAGAATGTGACGCTGGACACTATTTTGCCAGACGCCTTTGCAGTGGTGCGCGAAGCCGCCAAGCGCGTCATCGGCGAGCGTCCGTACGATGTCCAGCTAATCGGCGGCATGGTTCTTCATGAGGGCAATGTGGCCGAGATGAAGACTGGCGAGGGTAAGACTTTGGTGGCGACGCTGCCGACGTACCTCAATGCGCTGGAGGAAAAGGGCGTTCACGTGGTGACCGTCAATGATTATCTGGCGCAGCGCGACGCTGGCTGGATGGGTCAGGTGTATGACTTTTTGGGCTTGACAACTGGCGTGATCATCAACGAAGCGTCGTTTATCTATGACAAAGAGTATGATAATGAGCATCACGACGATCCGCGCATGCGTAAGCTCCGCCCAGTCACTCGTAAGGAAGCTTATGCGGCGGACATTACATATGGTACCAACAACGAGTTTGGCTTTGATTATTTGCGCGATAACATGGTGAACGACGTTGACTTATTACGTCAGCGCGAGCTGAACTTTGCTATCGTTGACGAGGTGGACTCAATTTTGATCGACGAAGCGCGTACGCCGCTGATCATCTCGGCGCCAGCAGCGGAAAACCCGGATAATTACTACACCTTCGCCAAAGTTGCCAGTAAATTAGTACCAGAGGACTATGTTTTGGACGAAAAGCGCCGCAGCGTGGCCTTGACCGACGAGGGCGTGGAAAAAGTCCAAAAACTGCTGGGAATAAAAAATTTGTACACGCCAGACCACGTGCGCAGCGTTTACCACATGGATCAGGCATTGCGAGCACAAACATTGTTCAAGCGTGACAAAGATTACGTGGTGACTAATGACGGCGAGGTGATTATCGTTGATGAGCACACCGGTCGTTTGATGCAAGGACGCCGCTACAACGAAGGCCTGCACCAGGCAATTGAGGCCAAAGAAGGCGTACCAGTGCTGGAAGAAAGCATGACGCTGGCGACCATTTCGTTCCAGAATTATTTCCGTTTGTACAATAAATTGAGCGGTATGACCGGTACGGCGTTCACCGAGGCGGAGGAGTTTCAACAAATTTATTCACTGGATGTCATTCAGATTCCACCGAACAAACCAGTGATTCGCGACGACAAAGAAGACCTGATTTTCAAGACCGAAAAGGGCAAGCTGAAGGCAGTCGCCGAAGCCATCAAGGATTATCACAAGCAAGGCCGGCCAGTGTTGGTTGGTTCTGGCTCGATTGCCAAGAATGAGCAGATTGCCAAATATTTGGAAAAAGAAGGCATCAAGTTTGAGATTTTGAACGCCAAGAATAATGAGCGCGAGGCGGCTATCATCGAGAAGGCTGGTGAAAAGGGCGCGATTACCCTAGCGACAAACATTGCTGGACGTGGTACTGACATTAAGCTCGGCAAGGGCGTCAAGGAATTGGGCGGCTTGGTGGTGATCGGTTCAGAGCGGCACGAGTCACGACGCATCGACAATCAGCTGCGCGGTCGCGGCGGTCGTCAGGGCGACCCGGGCGAGACGCAGTTCTATGTATCGACCGAGGATGATTTGATGCGAATTTTCCAGGGCGAGCGAATCGCAGCGCTGATGGATCGGTTGGGAGTCGACGAGGAAACGCCAATCCAAAACCGCGCCGTGTCAAAGACGTTGGAGGCAGCCCAGAAACGCGTCGAGGGCTACAACTTTGATACGCGCAAAAGTGTTGTTCAGTATGACAACGTGATTAATCGCCACCGCCGCGTGGTATACGTCATGCGCCGCAAGATCTTGGAGGGCGACAATATTAAGCCGGAGATTGAACGCTTACTGCGAGCGAAAGTTCATGAACTGGCAGCGCTGCCAACTAAGAATAATCCGGAGTTTGTCGAAGAATTTACGTCGGCCTTTCCGGTCGATGAGGCGGCCGTGCGCAAGGTTGGCCGCGAGAAAAAAGACCGTCCACGCCTCCAGAAAGCCCTGAAACTAGCACACCAGGCCTACCGGGAAAAAGATGAAGAAATCGGTACTGAAGAGTTACGCGGTGTAGAGCGCGAGGTGTATATGGCGGTGCTCGACACCCTGTGGATGCAGCACCTAGAGAATATGCAACACCTACGCGAAGGGATCCACTGGCGCAGCGTTGGCCAGCGCGATCCATTGGTAGAATACCGGGCGGAGTCACAAAAATTGTTCACCAGCCTTCAGGAAAATCTGCGTAACGAAGTTCTGAACACAATTTTTCATATTCATAAATCTGACGCGGTGATTCGCCAGTCGCAGGATGATGAGTATGATACCGAGCTAACGCGCCTAGCCGAAAGTGCAGTTGAGCGCGGTGTCAATGAAGTTGGTGCGGGCGAGGAAAATCGCGACGGTGACTTTTCGGTGAAAAAGGGTAAATCTAACGCTGAGTCGAACCGCGCTAAAAACCAAGCACGCAAGAAGAAAAAAGCGCAGCGCCAAAACCGCAAAAAGAACCGCAAATAA